The genome window CTGGTCGACGTATCCCGCTTTTTGCTCGGTTTATAGGTAGGTGCAGTTTTTCTTTGAGAAAATTATACAGCTCGTTTCCTACTTGCTTTGCGGTTGTTTTAGATTTTGTGTAAATACTAAAATCGTCTGCATAACGCAAATAACGAAGACCTTGATTGCTAAGAAATTTATCTAAAACATCTAACATGATATTAGATAATAAAGGACTTAATGGACTTCCTTGTGGAATACCTTTTCGTCGTTTGACTAAGCGACCTTTTATAAGTATGGGCGCTCGTAACCATTTGCGGATTAATCGCAGGGTTACTGGACAATCTACCTTGTTGTAGACTAGTTGTAGTAATAGACTGTGATCTACTTCATCAAAGAATCCCTTTAAGTCGATATCTACAATGTCTTGGAAGCCATCATTGATGTATTCCTGTGCTTGTAATACCGCTTTTTGGGTATTCTTTTTAGGGCGAAAACCATAGCTAAATGGCTCGAATTCATATTCGAACTTGATCATTAGTATCTGGCTTACTGCCTGCTGTAAACACCTGTCTACTACGGTGGGGATACCTAAAAGACGGGGTTTGCCCTTCTTTTTGGGTATGGATACTCCTAAAATTGCTTCAGGTATATAGCCATTGGTGTGGATAGACGTGCTTATTCGGTCTCGATTTGCCCGTATATATAAGGGCAATTTTGAAACCAGCATACCGTCTACTCCACTCGCGCCTTTATTTTGCATCACTTTGTGCGCTGCTTTATAAAGGTTACTGGCTTTTAATACTGCTGCAATCATAAAATAAATAAAAAAAAATGTTTACTTCTGTTGGCTTAAGATTAGGCTAGCAAAGCCTCCTAATCGAATTTCAACTTGATTTAATGTTCCGTCCTTCCCTAATGGTGAGACCTATGCCTATCTGATGGCAACTCGTTTCCTGTAGGTACTATGACTTCTGCTGACTTCTCCATTATGCCAGCTCGTGGTTATGGAGACCTCCCCAGGTAATGGCATCTTCTTTCACTCAATTCCTGCCGTATCTACATACTTACCCTTTTGGTACTCTTAGGGCGTTACAATGATGTGCTTGCTTACCCAAGTAAATATGCCTCTGTATACGGTTTCTGTTCGTCAGTACCGAGTTTTGTAGTCTCGCTTTCTTCAGATGTAACCTCACGATTACCACCCTTGCGACTTACTAATGCTTCCAGACGTTACTCCAGCGCATAAGGGACTTGCACCCTATAGATTAATAACTTACTTTACAGTAAGGTAAAGATGCCCATACTGGGCACACACAACGTATATAAAAAATAGGCGAATTGGTGCTAAATTCAAGGGTTTTGGCTCGTATCAGACTTTGTGCTTAACCGAAAGTTTTGTGCTTCGTAATCGCCTACTTTCCATATACAAACCGTTGTACACCATATGAAAAAAGCATTTGTAATCATATTAACCTTAATCGGATTTTTAGCATTTGGACAAGAAAATAAACTTGACCGAATTGAAAACGAAGTGAAGTTTATAGAAATGGATTCTTCTTTGGTGCAAACTGAATTTGACTGGGTTGAACTTACTGGAATTATTACAGATGGTGGCGGAATTTTAAAAGTTTGGCGGAATGAAAATCAGATTTATAAAATAGTTGAGGAAATCGGACTTTCTTACGGACGAATAAAAACAACTATTTATCTGAATAACGGATTGCCGATACAAATAATTGAAACGGAAGAAAACTTTGGACACGAAAACGGAGAACTTAATTACAAAGAACTCAACGAAGTCTTTAGAGCAACTATTTATGTGTTTGATTGGGATAATGATGAGAGTGAAATAGAACGAATTGGAAAAAGAGTTTTAAGCGAAGGTTCGTGTTCAACCTTTGATTATGAGCCGACAATTGAGCGTGCTAAAAAAACAATTACGGAATAATAAATACGGTGTACAACAATGGCTATAATTAATACGGGTTTCGGTGCTTAACTCAAAGTTTAATGCTTTAAAGGAAGTCCGCCAAATCTTTTTGATTTGGCTTTAGAAATAAAAAGATAAAACAAAATAAAAAGATTTGGCTATGTGCTTAATCGGAAATTAATCGCTTTTTAATTCCCGTACTAACCATAGCCGAGACGTTAGTAGCCATTTGAAAAAAAATATTGCATTAAAATTAGAAGTTGATAAAATCAAAAAAATTGTATATTTAGAACAACGTAAGTCATTCGCTTAAAGAGGTAAAGCTTCAATTACGAACGAGTATTAGGTTTAAAATGATTACCCAAAGGGAATATTTCGCGCCCCAGCTTTTGTAAAGTTGGATAATTTCATAAATAACAAAATTATGAAAAATGTATTTTTTGCACTAGCCTTTATGCTAGTAGGAACGTTTGCTTTTGCAAACAATGCTGAAAAAGTAAAAACAGTAAACTTGGAAGAGGCAATTGAATTAATTGAAAGCTCTTCAAGTTATGAATTAGTCGAAAAAGAATCGTTAGTTGATTGTTTGTTGACAATTACGTTTATTTTTGAGGATGGTAGCTCAACTACTAGAACAGTCCTTGTAAGAGGTGTAAGCTGTGCTGAAATTCTTGAGTAAGGTATTAAACAAGACCTCTTTTCAATAAATATTGAAAAGAGGTCTTTAATTTTTAAAAAAAATGAAGAAATTAATTTATCTATTATTGTTCTGCCCATTAGTGAGTTTATCTCAGTCATATATTATTGAGTACGATGTTTCCCTAAACGTTTTAAGAAGAAGTGGATATTTAATTGTTAACAATACAGAAGAATCATTTTATTATGAAACAATGATTGAAGAAAAAAATGAAAATAAAAAAAAAGATGAAGATGAGACTGTGAATAAAACATTCTTTTTAGGAAAAAGCAAAAACCGCAAAAGATACCAATTGTATAAAAACCAAAAAGACACTTTATTTAATGTAGATTATCTAGAAGATGAAAAGATAATAAATTATGAGAAGTTCCCTAGAATTGATTGGCAAATTAAAAATGAAACTAAAAAAATAGAAGACTATATTTGTAATAAGGCTACTACATTTTTTAGAGGTAGAAATTATACAGCTTGGTATTCTACAGATATACCCATTAAATTAGGACCTTGGAAATTTAACGGTTTACCAGGCGCTATCTTACAAATTTATGATGAGACTGGTTCATTTTCTTGGTCAATTACCAAAATCAAACAAGTAAAAACTGAAGAAAAATTTATAATAGAAAATGATTTAAAAATAATTTCTCTAAGAGAGTTTGTTGAAAAAAATGAAAAATCTAAAAACTCAAAAACCGATAGAATGATGTTAAAATTTGTTAATAGAGGATCAGAAGTGGTAAAAAGTGAATATAACAGAGGAAGAGAAACTAAATTTGAATGGGAAATAGAAGAAACAAAAAAAGATTAAACTTTAGTTTAACAATAATCGTTTTTTTTCTTCTTCAAAATCTATCCTTGGCTCAAACTACTATTTATGGTTCAATTAGAGATAGTTCTACTAATTTAAATTCAGTTAGCGTTATTTTGAAAGATAGTTTATCAAAAAGTATTTTTGGTTACACATATTCTGATGATAAAGGAAACTTTATTCTTAAAACTGAAAAGCTAGGTAAATTCAAATTAATATTTACCTCATTAGGTTATGAACATAAAACCATTTCATTAGACATAAATAAAGAACAAAAGGAACTAAAATTTGATATTGTTTTAGTGGATAAACCAATGGATTTAGATGAAGTTATAATTAAGGCAGATTTGCCTATGTCTATAAAACAAGATACCATTTCCTTTAAAACCAAATTTTTTACAAATGGTACAGAGCAAACTGTTGAGGAACTTTTAAAAACTATTCCCGGCATTAATATAAATGATGACGGCACAATAAAAATTGGTAATCAAGAAATTGAAAAATTAATGGTAGATGGCGATGACCTTTTTGAAAAAGGATATAAAATTCTGTCTAAAAATATGCCAGCATATCCTATTGAAGAAGTTGAAGTTTTAAAGAATTATTCCAATAATCCATTGTTAAAAGGTGTTGAAGAAAGCAACAAAGTCGCTTTAAATTTAAAACTAGATGAAAATTCTAAACGTATTTGGTTTGGTAATATTGAGACAAGTGTAGGAAACAATAATTTCTATCAACTGAAAGGAAATTTGATGAACTTTGGCAAAAAAAATAAATACTATTTTTTTACCAATCTTAATTCTATTGGTTATGATGCCACAGGCGACATAGAAAATTTGGTACGCCCTTTTCGTATTAATGAACCAGCAAGTATTGGAGATAATCAAAGTGTGAATTCACTTCTTAATTTATCACCAGACAATCTAAATTTCAAGCAAAATAGAACCAATTTTAACAACGCTGAATTAATATCACTAAACGCTATATTTAACCCAACCGAAAAATTAAAAATTAAAACCCTAGGATTTTTTAATTGGGACGAAACTGACTTTTTTAGAAATAGTATTGATGTTACAGATGTTAATGGTACAAATTTTACTAATACTCAAAACCTTGAACTAAGAAACAAAAATAGAGTTGCTTTTGGCAAACTAGATTTCACTTACAATATTTCTAAAACCAAAATGCTAGAGGCTACTACAAAATATAACAACGGAAACTTCAATGATAATTCTAATTTAATTTTTAATGGAAATTCAACCATTGAAAATCTACAACATCAAAACACACTTTTTGACCAAAAAATAAGCTATACCAATAGATTTAAAGACAAAAAAGTCTTTCTTCTGACCATACGATATATTGATGAAAAAACACCGCAAAACTATGCTGTAAATCAATTCTTTTATCAAGATTTATTTCCGTCTTTTAATAGCGCAAATAACGTATCTCAACAAAGTACAAATCAAATGCAATTTACAGGAATTAATTCACATTTACTAGACCGTAAAACAAATGGTCATTTATTAGAACTTCAAATTGGTAATGAATACAGAAAAGATAAATTATCAACCACGTTTTCACTTTTACAAGATAATTTAGTTTTAGACAATCCAACGGATTACCAAAACCAAACAGCATATCAGGTTAATGATTTATATCTTAAAAGTAAATACCGTTTAAACATTAATGATTTTGGAATTGTTGGTAAGCTAAACGTCCATCAACTATTTAATCAACTAGAGAACAATGGAATTATAAGTAATCAAAGTCCATTTTTTGTTAATCCAAGCTTGGGTTTAGATTGGAAGATTAACGCTAACAACAAAATAATTTCTTCTTATTCCTATAACAACACAAATGCAAGAGCACAAGATGTATTTAGTGATTTTGTGCCTACAGGTTTTCGCTCATTCGCCAAAGGAACAGGAGATTTTAATCAATTAGATGCTTCAAGTTTTGTTTTCAACTATCAACTTGGGAACTGGAGCGATAGATTTTTTGCGAATACATTTATTTTATATAGTAAAAATCACGATTTCTTTTCAACAAACACAACTTTAAATCAAAACTTCACACAAGCTGAAAAAATACTAATCCAAGACCGTGAGTTTATAAGTGTTAATTCTAAATTAGACTATTATTTTAAATTTATTTCTTCAAATTTAAAAATTGACTTAGGCTATACTCAAAGTGAATTTAAAAATATTGTAAATAATTCAGATTTAAGACAAGTAAAGTCTAATAATTATAATTACGGTTTAGAACTGCGTTCTGGTTTTAGTGGTATTTTTAATTATCATATCGGTACAAAATGGAGTACAACGGAAATAGAAACTACTATTAATAATTCATTTACTGACAACGTTAGTTTTTTAGATTTATATTTAGTGCTTAATGAAAAGCTAGATTTTCAATTACAATCAGAACGCTATTATTTTGGAAATTTACAAACAGATAATACCTATTACTTTTTAGATTTTGATGCGAGATATAAACTAATTGAAAATAAACTGACTTTAGGTATTACTGGTAAAAACTTGTTCAATACAGAAAGTTTTAGAAATTTCTCAATAAGCGATATTGGAAGTTCAACTACGGAATATAGACTACTGCCAAGATTTGTACTTTTGAAATTGGAATATAAGTTTTAAAATTGGAGCGAAAAAACGGCTACTAACAACGTATATATTTCATAGCTAGGTAGCTGATTAATAGAAGTTAAGGTATATTTGCCAGACCGCCAAATTTTTAAATTTGGCTTATTAATAAAAAAAGATAATAAGAAAAATTTAAAAATTCGGCTCGTGCTTCATCCGAAAATAATTGCTAATTTTCACGCTACGAGCCATATACAGAGACGTTGCCAGTAATTTGAAAATGACCGAACTATTAAAGAAATATTTAGTTATTAAATGGTGGATTCCACTTCTGTTTTTTGGAATATCTTTCATTATTTTTATAACTGGAATGGTATTTCCAAATACTGATT of Nonlabens sp. Ci31 contains these proteins:
- a CDS encoding reverse transcriptase domain-containing protein, yielding MIAAVLKASNLYKAAHKVMQNKGASGVDGMLVSKLPLYIRANRDRISTSIHTNGYIPEAILGVSIPKKKGKPRLLGIPTVVDRCLQQAVSQILMIKFEYEFEPFSYGFRPKKNTQKAVLQAQEYINDGFQDIVDIDLKGFFDEVDHSLLLQLVYNKVDCPVTLRLIRKWLRAPILIKGRLVKRRKGIPQGSPLSPLLSNIMLDVLDKFLSNQGLRYLRYADDFSIYTKSKTTAKQVGNELYNFLKEKLHLPINRAKSGIRRPVNFELLGHGFVPIYKKGVKGQYQLVVSKSGWEKNSNGI
- a CDS encoding GLPGLI family protein, with product MKKLIYLLLFCPLVSLSQSYIIEYDVSLNVLRRSGYLIVNNTEESFYYETMIEEKNENKKKDEDETVNKTFFLGKSKNRKRYQLYKNQKDTLFNVDYLEDEKIINYEKFPRIDWQIKNETKKIEDYICNKATTFFRGRNYTAWYSTDIPIKLGPWKFNGLPGAILQIYDETGSFSWSITKIKQVKTEEKFIIENDLKIISLREFVEKNEKSKNSKTDRMMLKFVNRGSEVVKSEYNRGRETKFEWEIEETKKD
- a CDS encoding carboxypeptidase-like regulatory domain-containing protein, with amino-acid sequence MGNRRNKKRLNFSLTIIVFFLLQNLSLAQTTIYGSIRDSSTNLNSVSVILKDSLSKSIFGYTYSDDKGNFILKTEKLGKFKLIFTSLGYEHKTISLDINKEQKELKFDIVLVDKPMDLDEVIIKADLPMSIKQDTISFKTKFFTNGTEQTVEELLKTIPGININDDGTIKIGNQEIEKLMVDGDDLFEKGYKILSKNMPAYPIEEVEVLKNYSNNPLLKGVEESNKVALNLKLDENSKRIWFGNIETSVGNNNFYQLKGNLMNFGKKNKYYFFTNLNSIGYDATGDIENLVRPFRINEPASIGDNQSVNSLLNLSPDNLNFKQNRTNFNNAELISLNAIFNPTEKLKIKTLGFFNWDETDFFRNSIDVTDVNGTNFTNTQNLELRNKNRVAFGKLDFTYNISKTKMLEATTKYNNGNFNDNSNLIFNGNSTIENLQHQNTLFDQKISYTNRFKDKKVFLLTIRYIDEKTPQNYAVNQFFYQDLFPSFNSANNVSQQSTNQMQFTGINSHLLDRKTNGHLLELQIGNEYRKDKLSTTFSLLQDNLVLDNPTDYQNQTAYQVNDLYLKSKYRLNINDFGIVGKLNVHQLFNQLENNGIISNQSPFFVNPSLGLDWKINANNKIISSYSYNNTNARAQDVFSDFVPTGFRSFAKGTGDFNQLDASSFVFNYQLGNWSDRFFANTFILYSKNHDFFSTNTTLNQNFTQAEKILIQDREFISVNSKLDYYFKFISSNLKIDLGYTQSEFKNIVNNSDLRQVKSNNYNYGLELRSGFSGIFNYHIGTKWSTTEIETTINNSFTDNVSFLDLYLVLNEKLDFQLQSERYYFGNLQTDNTYYFLDFDARYKLIENKLTLGITGKNLFNTESFRNFSISDIGSSTTEYRLLPRFVLLKLEYKF